Proteins encoded in a region of the Corynebacterium breve genome:
- a CDS encoding NAD(P)-dependent oxidoreductase, whose product MKIAIFGATGMAGSTITDEAVRRGHQALAASRHPREDASPHVESRAVDVADIDSVAAALGDADAVVVAVRPAPGQESTLPALTRNVLDAARIHDVRVVVVGGSAPLWSPTMPGHRVFDDPAYIPAAWRTIAQASLEQFNACQQHPHERWTYVSPPALFEPGPRTGHYERGTDTLLVDEHGTSRISAADFAIAIVDELEDPGEDNHFTVATLSSDNKTMENRA is encoded by the coding sequence ATGAAGATCGCCATATTCGGAGCCACGGGCATGGCAGGTTCTACCATCACCGACGAAGCCGTCCGACGCGGACACCAGGCCCTCGCCGCATCCCGCCACCCGCGCGAGGACGCCTCACCCCACGTCGAATCCCGAGCCGTCGACGTCGCAGACATCGACTCAGTAGCCGCTGCTCTGGGCGACGCCGACGCGGTCGTTGTCGCAGTCCGCCCCGCGCCGGGCCAGGAGAGCACTCTGCCTGCCCTCACCCGGAACGTGCTCGACGCCGCCCGGATCCATGATGTTCGCGTGGTCGTGGTGGGCGGATCGGCACCCCTGTGGTCCCCCACCATGCCGGGCCATCGAGTCTTCGACGACCCCGCCTACATTCCGGCAGCGTGGCGCACCATCGCGCAGGCGAGCCTAGAGCAGTTCAACGCGTGTCAGCAGCATCCGCATGAGCGGTGGACGTACGTCAGCCCACCAGCACTCTTCGAACCGGGACCGCGAACCGGACACTACGAACGAGGCACAGACACACTCCTGGTGGACGAGCACGGAACCTCTCGCATCAGTGCGGCGGACTTCGCGATCGCCATCGTCGACGAACTGGAGGACCCCGGCGAGGACAACCACTTCACCGTGGCGACGTTGAGTTCCGACAACAAGACGATGGAGAACCGCGCATGA